The following coding sequences lie in one Rothia sp. SD9660Na genomic window:
- the glgX gene encoding glycogen debranching protein GlgX produces MRIEVWAPGANRVWLCLFDNQNHETRHELTSKDGEHWVGDIAGVHPGDRYGFRATGDSPAFVEEKLLINPAARLLESPLRWDPLMSAATPGDSAPVVPKGIVLDENPQGPNPATNRPAVPWDETVIYEAHVKGLTQLHPDIDPDVRGSYAALADPAIIQHLRSLGITTLELLPVQAFIDDQHLVQRDLTNYWGYQPIGFSALEPRYASKRQAPGQSDGERADTEFRAAVHALHEQGIEVILDVVFNHSGEGGGEGPVLSMRGLNDAGYYLRNTDGGYTNDTGTGNTLAVRNPNVLRLVLDSLRHFATRYGVDGFRFDLATTLGRTETGFSAQAAFFQAISQDPVLRSLKMIAEPWDIGPGGYQLGHFPHPWREWNDAFRDGVRRAWRNDTDTIGSLASALLGTAGRFDHRGRPSTASINFLTAHDGFTLRDLVSFAHKHNEANGEDNRDGHNDNHSDNLGVEGATDDPAILGRRDRRVRAMLATLMLSQGVPMMLAGDELGNSQQGNNNAYCQDNEIAWLNWQQADADLTSYVCSLVELRRRFSQLRQNAFLHDDRVSWWRADGSPVEGTDWHSEGFDCFQMMVGDDDSGYLLMVFNVGDQGDLVLPEHPQGLEWALELSSAPESELPLDAQTVKVFSAQTAG; encoded by the coding sequence ATGAGAATTGAAGTATGGGCACCCGGAGCAAACCGGGTCTGGCTCTGTCTTTTCGATAACCAGAATCACGAAACCCGCCATGAACTCACCAGCAAAGATGGCGAACACTGGGTAGGCGATATCGCCGGTGTGCACCCGGGAGACCGCTACGGTTTCCGCGCCACCGGCGATTCGCCTGCTTTTGTAGAAGAGAAACTACTCATCAACCCCGCAGCACGACTGCTCGAGTCACCGCTGCGCTGGGACCCCCTCATGAGTGCGGCCACCCCAGGTGATAGCGCACCGGTCGTCCCCAAGGGCATTGTTCTGGACGAAAACCCGCAGGGCCCGAACCCTGCAACTAACCGACCGGCCGTCCCCTGGGATGAGACCGTTATCTATGAGGCCCACGTTAAGGGTCTTACCCAGCTGCACCCAGATATCGACCCAGATGTGCGCGGCAGCTATGCCGCTCTCGCAGACCCGGCCATCATTCAGCACTTGCGTTCACTGGGAATTACCACTCTTGAACTGCTGCCGGTGCAGGCCTTTATCGATGACCAGCACCTGGTGCAGCGAGATCTCACCAACTACTGGGGCTATCAGCCCATCGGTTTTTCTGCCCTTGAACCGCGGTACGCTTCCAAGCGACAGGCTCCCGGGCAAAGCGACGGTGAACGAGCCGACACCGAATTCCGGGCAGCCGTGCACGCTCTGCATGAGCAGGGCATCGAAGTAATTCTCGATGTGGTCTTCAACCACAGCGGTGAAGGCGGTGGCGAGGGCCCGGTACTGTCTATGAGGGGTCTCAACGACGCCGGCTACTACCTGCGCAACACCGACGGTGGCTACACCAACGACACGGGAACCGGGAACACCCTGGCCGTCCGCAACCCCAACGTCCTGCGTCTAGTGCTTGACTCCCTCCGTCATTTCGCTACTCGCTACGGTGTCGATGGCTTCCGTTTCGACCTCGCAACCACCCTAGGTCGTACTGAGACAGGGTTCAGCGCGCAAGCAGCCTTCTTTCAGGCCATCAGCCAGGACCCGGTACTGCGCTCGCTGAAAATGATTGCCGAGCCCTGGGATATTGGTCCCGGTGGCTACCAGCTGGGTCACTTCCCCCACCCCTGGCGCGAGTGGAACGATGCCTTCCGTGACGGCGTACGCCGCGCCTGGCGCAACGATACCGATACCATCGGTTCACTGGCGTCAGCGCTCTTAGGTACCGCCGGCCGTTTTGACCACAGAGGTCGCCCGTCAACCGCCTCCATCAATTTCCTCACCGCCCACGATGGGTTTACCCTGCGCGATCTCGTAAGCTTTGCCCACAAGCATAACGAGGCGAATGGGGAAGATAACCGGGACGGGCACAACGATAATCACAGCGACAACCTGGGTGTAGAGGGGGCAACCGATGACCCCGCTATCCTCGGTCGTCGTGACCGGCGTGTGAGAGCAATGCTGGCAACCCTGATGCTGTCTCAGGGGGTACCGATGATGCTAGCAGGCGACGAGCTGGGCAACAGCCAGCAGGGTAATAACAACGCCTACTGCCAGGACAACGAGATTGCCTGGTTGAATTGGCAGCAGGCAGATGCTGACCTCACCTCCTATGTCTGCTCCCTGGTTGAGCTGCGCCGCAGGTTCAGCCAGCTGCGCCAGAACGCTTTCTTGCACGATGATCGGGTGAGCTGGTGGCGTGCTGACGGTAGCCCCGTAGAGGGAACCGACTGGCACAGCGAGGGGTTCGACTGCTTCCAGATGATGGTGGGAGATGACGACTCAGGTTATCTGCTGATGGTTTTCAACGTTGGAGACCAGGGCGACCTTGTACTGCCTGAGCACCCTCAGGGCCTTGAATGGGCTCTTGAACTCTCGTCAGCCCCTGAGAGCGAGCTGCCCTTAGATGCCCAGACAGTTAAGGTCTTCTCAGCGCAGACCGCGGGGTAG
- a CDS encoding phosphotransferase, with translation MKHSPAFSLMLTAVGGDLLPPEQTIRRAWPGKAGSLTLEITDTRTGELRAGTIDASGELTLLSPAGTDPKLPELAADSSAADAQLLVHRAGKRAVVRHPQKVTKHLKPSKVSQVATASEAVGRLAAASGFSVARVAATSTGRLDFSLLPGKSLFDWADQGQDAWIRFTEIWPEFLALGAQAYRSGQELPASSDGFSPAVHGSEREAQVLAQWKEQVDSFGAFVSLASGQLLLEYIDRLIADLASGTEDDYVLLHRDLHDKQLLWDGTLLALIDLDTAAYGEAALDLGNLLAHLELRAVQGIYSQGFSQTIGQRLESLASDSGISPQRLALYRQAARARIACVYSFRPSAHRWLGTWIDHTLNHL, from the coding sequence ATGAAACACTCCCCGGCATTTTCACTAATGCTCACTGCCGTAGGGGGCGATCTGTTGCCACCGGAGCAGACCATCAGACGGGCCTGGCCGGGTAAGGCGGGCAGTTTAACACTTGAAATCACCGATACCCGTACCGGTGAGCTCAGAGCCGGAACAATCGACGCTAGCGGTGAGCTCACTCTGCTCTCCCCTGCCGGCACCGACCCCAAGCTGCCAGAACTTGCCGCAGATAGCTCGGCTGCTGACGCCCAGCTACTGGTGCACAGGGCAGGTAAACGGGCAGTGGTGCGGCACCCGCAGAAAGTTACCAAACATCTCAAGCCCTCAAAGGTTTCCCAGGTGGCTACAGCTTCTGAAGCAGTCGGTAGGTTGGCAGCTGCCAGCGGTTTTTCTGTGGCTAGGGTAGCTGCTACCAGCACCGGTCGCCTAGATTTTTCCCTCCTGCCGGGCAAGTCTCTATTTGACTGGGCTGATCAGGGTCAGGACGCCTGGATCAGATTTACCGAGATCTGGCCAGAATTCTTGGCGTTGGGGGCGCAGGCTTATCGGAGTGGCCAGGAGCTCCCGGCTAGCTCTGACGGCTTCAGCCCAGCCGTGCATGGCAGTGAGCGAGAAGCGCAGGTGCTGGCCCAGTGGAAGGAGCAGGTAGATAGCTTTGGGGCTTTTGTTTCCCTCGCCTCGGGGCAGCTCCTGCTCGAATACATCGACCGTCTCATCGCAGACCTAGCCTCGGGAACTGAGGACGACTACGTTCTGCTACACCGCGACCTTCACGATAAGCAGCTGCTCTGGGATGGTACCTTACTGGCACTGATTGATCTCGATACGGCTGCCTACGGTGAAGCAGCCCTCGACCTTGGCAACCTGCTGGCTCATCTGGAGCTGCGGGCAGTTCAGGGTATCTACTCTCAGGGCTTCTCCCAGACCATCGGTCAGCGCCTCGAATCCCTGGCCTCCGATAGCGGGATCAGCCCCCAACGGCTCGCTCTCTACAGGCAGGCTGCCCGAGCCCGCATTGCCTGTGTCTACAGCTTCAGGCCAAGCGCCCACCGCTGGCTAGGCACCTGGATTGACCACACACTCAACCACCTCTAA
- the glgB gene encoding 1,4-alpha-glucan branching protein GlgB, translated as MSITETEARSIAAGKHQDPFRALGPSDDGSRVVAHIPGAQRVWAVNDNDQSELVRVVADLPVFEGELVPYYRLRIEWPSGQQVEREDPYRFGPVLGEMDEYLLAEGRHEQLWRALGAHLMEHEKVPGVHFAVWAPNASRVSVVGSFNDWNGTANPMRSRGSTGVWEIFIPGLGEGTVYKYEIVDAHGTVLPLKADPVGFGAELPPATASVVRDIDAHDWQDADWLATRDQAGAPDAPVSVYEVHLGSWRAEGWHDLIDYVEDLGFTHIEVLPITEHPFDGSWGYQPVGMYAPTVRYGLPQDFQAFVDAAHRRGIGVIADWVPGHFPSDAHGLARFDGTALYEHQNPQEGYHPDWNTLIYNYGRPEVAGHLRSNALYWLQEYHLDGLRVDAVASMIHRNYSRKDGEWVPNKDGGVENYEAIDFLKTTNDAVNRHCDGAVMIAEESTTFPGVTRSTEHNGLGFDYKWSLGWMNDSLKYFGLDPVYRKYHSDLLTFGLTYIFSERFMLPISHDEVVHGKGSLYGRMPGSHAEKLGNLKAFLAYMWAYPGKKLLFMGQEFGQPSEWSYQGELDWGVLNDLGHAGVLNLVRDLNSLYRSQPALHRRDCDGRGFQWLLVDAVDEQVYAWLRRGEDGDPHVVVVLNLTPVERDGYRVPFPLPGRWLEALNTDSAHYHGGDRGHAGAIETEPVPKGTEAQSALLKLPPLSVIYFVEDTTNESA; from the coding sequence ATGAGTATCACAGAAACAGAAGCCCGCTCAATAGCTGCGGGAAAGCACCAGGACCCTTTTCGGGCTCTTGGCCCCAGTGACGATGGCAGCCGGGTTGTTGCCCACATACCCGGTGCCCAGCGAGTCTGGGCTGTCAACGACAATGACCAGAGCGAACTCGTTCGGGTAGTTGCTGATCTGCCGGTCTTTGAGGGTGAGCTCGTTCCCTACTACCGGCTGCGTATCGAATGGCCCAGCGGCCAGCAGGTTGAGCGTGAAGATCCCTACCGCTTTGGCCCGGTACTTGGTGAGATGGACGAGTACCTGCTCGCTGAAGGGCGCCACGAACAGCTGTGGCGCGCTCTCGGCGCCCACCTCATGGAGCATGAGAAGGTTCCGGGAGTGCACTTTGCTGTCTGGGCACCGAATGCCTCCCGCGTATCGGTGGTGGGCTCCTTCAACGACTGGAACGGTACCGCCAACCCCATGCGGTCACGCGGCTCAACCGGCGTCTGGGAAATTTTTATCCCCGGCCTGGGCGAGGGCACGGTCTACAAGTACGAGATTGTAGATGCTCACGGCACCGTACTCCCTCTCAAAGCTGACCCCGTTGGGTTTGGTGCTGAGCTGCCACCGGCTACGGCATCGGTGGTGCGCGATATTGACGCCCACGATTGGCAGGACGCCGACTGGTTGGCTACCCGAGACCAGGCGGGTGCGCCGGATGCCCCCGTGAGCGTCTACGAGGTCCATCTAGGGTCTTGGAGAGCTGAGGGCTGGCACGATCTCATCGACTACGTTGAGGACCTAGGGTTTACCCACATCGAGGTTCTGCCCATTACCGAGCACCCCTTTGATGGATCGTGGGGCTACCAGCCGGTGGGTATGTACGCCCCCACGGTGCGTTATGGCCTGCCCCAGGATTTTCAGGCATTTGTGGATGCCGCCCACCGACGTGGCATCGGTGTCATTGCCGACTGGGTACCCGGGCACTTCCCCTCAGACGCCCACGGTTTGGCACGCTTTGACGGCACAGCCCTGTACGAGCACCAGAACCCGCAAGAGGGCTACCACCCCGACTGGAACACCCTGATTTATAACTACGGGCGGCCAGAGGTAGCCGGGCACTTGCGGTCTAACGCCCTCTACTGGCTTCAGGAGTACCACCTCGACGGTCTGCGCGTGGATGCGGTGGCATCGATGATCCACCGCAACTACTCCCGCAAGGACGGGGAGTGGGTGCCGAATAAGGACGGCGGCGTAGAGAACTACGAGGCCATCGACTTCCTGAAAACCACCAATGACGCCGTCAACCGTCACTGCGACGGGGCCGTCATGATCGCTGAAGAATCAACCACCTTCCCCGGGGTTACCCGCAGTACCGAGCACAACGGGCTGGGCTTTGACTACAAGTGGAGCCTGGGCTGGATGAACGACTCACTCAAATATTTCGGTCTAGACCCGGTCTACCGTAAGTATCACTCCGACCTGCTGACTTTTGGGCTCACCTACATCTTCAGTGAACGCTTCATGCTGCCCATCAGTCACGATGAGGTCGTTCACGGTAAAGGTTCCCTCTACGGGCGTATGCCCGGTAGTCACGCTGAAAAACTGGGTAATCTCAAAGCCTTCTTGGCCTACATGTGGGCCTACCCCGGTAAAAAGCTCCTCTTCATGGGTCAGGAATTTGGTCAGCCCTCCGAATGGTCCTACCAGGGGGAGCTGGACTGGGGCGTCCTCAACGACCTCGGGCACGCGGGCGTCCTGAACCTGGTTCGAGATCTCAACTCCCTCTACCGCTCCCAGCCCGCCCTGCACCGGCGCGACTGCGACGGGCGCGGCTTCCAGTGGCTGCTCGTCGACGCAGTTGACGAGCAGGTCTACGCGTGGCTTCGCAGGGGAGAGGACGGCGACCCCCACGTAGTGGTCGTGCTCAACCTGACCCCGGTAGAACGAGACGGCTACCGTGTACCCTTCCCCCTGCCAGGGCGCTGGCTTGAAGCGCTCAACACAGACTCCGCTCATTACCACGGCGGCGACCGCGGGCACGCAGGTGCTATCGAAACAGAACCCGTTCCCAAGGGTACCGAAGCACAATCTGCGCTCCTGAAACTTCCTCCCCTATCAGTTATCTATTTTGTAGAGGACACCACCAATGAGTCAGCCTGA
- the glgA gene encoding glycogen synthase GlgA — protein sequence MARRVKRVLSVASECAPLIKTGGLADVVGALPAALEPFGWKSKVLLPAYPGLLERLGRGTRVWRDENLFGGPATVVRGSIDGLNVLLLDAPHLFNRDGGPYSADGRDYPDNHVRFAALSWVASQIAQHGTSDRWKPDLVHAHDWQAGLTPSYLKYAGAQVPTVMTVHNIAFQGVVGADQLDYLRLPTWDFTPEALEYHGLLSTLKAGMVHASRLTTVSPSYAQELTSPTFGFGLEGVVAARRDRGELEGIINGVDTEVWDPANDPAIVPYSVANPADKSVNRQRLLEEFELEAPAGPLAVVVTRLTYQKGIDLLLDALPGFLDRGGAVAILGSGDAHYEYELTQLAARYPGIVGVRLGYDEGLSHRMYAGGDAVLVPSRFEPSGLTQMYGMRYGAIPVVAATGGLRDTVTDATPENLENGTATGFTFGDTRLGGVIDAGALSFALGRALDLYQDEDAWRKLRHTAMSTTVSWEKSAAEYARMFDTLIE from the coding sequence ATGGCACGTCGTGTAAAACGCGTACTTTCGGTTGCCTCGGAGTGCGCACCCCTGATAAAAACGGGTGGTCTTGCAGACGTGGTGGGTGCGCTACCTGCCGCCCTGGAACCCTTTGGATGGAAGAGCAAGGTTCTTCTCCCTGCCTACCCCGGGCTTTTGGAGAGGCTAGGACGCGGCACCCGAGTTTGGCGCGATGAGAACCTCTTTGGTGGGCCGGCAACTGTAGTGCGAGGTTCCATTGACGGTCTGAACGTGCTTCTGCTCGATGCGCCCCACCTCTTTAACAGGGACGGGGGCCCGTACTCTGCCGACGGAAGAGACTACCCGGATAACCACGTCCGCTTCGCTGCTCTTTCGTGGGTTGCCTCTCAGATTGCCCAGCACGGTACCAGCGACCGCTGGAAGCCAGATCTGGTGCACGCCCACGACTGGCAGGCAGGGCTAACCCCCTCGTATCTCAAGTATGCCGGTGCGCAGGTGCCCACCGTGATGACCGTGCACAACATTGCCTTCCAGGGGGTTGTGGGTGCTGATCAGCTGGATTATCTGCGTCTTCCCACCTGGGATTTCACTCCGGAGGCCCTGGAGTACCACGGCCTGCTCTCAACCCTAAAGGCGGGTATGGTGCACGCTTCCCGTCTGACGACGGTGAGCCCCAGCTACGCCCAAGAACTCACCTCACCCACTTTCGGGTTCGGCCTTGAGGGCGTGGTAGCTGCCCGCCGTGACCGCGGTGAGCTGGAGGGAATCATTAACGGGGTCGATACCGAGGTATGGGACCCCGCAAATGACCCGGCTATCGTGCCCTACTCTGTGGCAAACCCTGCAGATAAGAGCGTCAACCGCCAGCGCCTGCTCGAAGAGTTTGAGCTTGAAGCTCCCGCCGGACCACTGGCGGTTGTGGTAACGCGCCTGACCTATCAGAAGGGTATTGATCTGCTCCTCGACGCCCTGCCCGGCTTCCTCGATCGGGGAGGGGCGGTAGCTATTCTCGGGTCAGGTGATGCCCACTACGAGTACGAGCTCACCCAGCTAGCTGCCCGCTACCCGGGTATTGTGGGCGTCCGCTTGGGCTATGACGAGGGACTGAGCCACCGCATGTATGCCGGCGGAGATGCGGTACTTGTACCGTCTCGCTTTGAGCCCAGCGGGCTAACCCAGATGTACGGCATGCGCTACGGAGCTATTCCAGTTGTGGCAGCAACTGGTGGCCTGCGCGATACGGTGACAGATGCAACCCCTGAGAACCTTGAGAACGGCACTGCCACCGGCTTTACCTTCGGTGACACCCGCCTGGGTGGAGTGATCGATGCCGGTGCTCTCAGCTTTGCCCTGGGGCGTGCTCTTGACCTCTATCAAGACGAGGATGCCTGGCGAAAGCTTCGTCACACAGCGATGAGCACCACGGTTAGCTGGGAGAAATCAGCAGCCGAGTACGCAAGGATGTTTGATACTCTCATTGAATGA
- the glgC gene encoding glucose-1-phosphate adenylyltransferase, with amino-acid sequence MSQPDTSQGTTLPPHRLASQAMAFVLAGGRGSRLEELTDRRSKPAVHFGGKARIIDFPLSNAYNSGIRKMAVATQYKAHSLIRHMQRGWSFFRAERNEYLDILPASQRVSESQWYLGTADAIYQNIDIVDDYGVEYIVVLAGDHIYKMDYSIMLEQHVRTNADVTVACLTVPREEASAFGVMAVDDDSRIVDFLEKPADPPSTPENPDESLVSMGIYVFDWAFLREKLIEDAASETSSHDFGHDIIPQIVQKGTAFAHRFSDSCITSGLEKRAYWRDVGTIDSFWRANIDLTDFEPPLDFYDRNWPIWTYAEITPPAKFIHNERGRRGTAVQSLISGDCVISGASVEKSLVFTGARIHSFASVTESVILPHVDIGRNAHLTKCVVDSDVTIPEDLVVGENPEEDAKWFTVSPGGVTLITQKMLNQREEALGK; translated from the coding sequence ATGAGTCAGCCTGATACTTCCCAAGGCACGACCCTACCCCCGCACCGCCTAGCTAGCCAGGCTATGGCCTTTGTTCTAGCAGGTGGCCGAGGCTCCCGGCTAGAAGAACTTACCGACCGCCGTTCTAAACCCGCGGTTCATTTTGGCGGTAAGGCCCGCATCATCGACTTCCCGCTCTCCAACGCCTACAACTCGGGCATCCGCAAGATGGCGGTGGCAACCCAGTACAAGGCGCACTCCCTGATCCGTCACATGCAGCGTGGCTGGAGCTTCTTCAGAGCAGAGCGCAACGAATACCTCGATATTCTGCCCGCCAGCCAGCGAGTGTCTGAGAGCCAGTGGTACCTAGGTACCGCCGATGCTATCTACCAGAACATCGATATCGTTGATGATTACGGCGTAGAGTACATTGTGGTACTGGCAGGTGACCATATCTACAAGATGGACTACTCCATCATGCTTGAACAGCACGTTCGCACCAATGCCGATGTAACCGTTGCCTGCCTGACCGTTCCCCGTGAAGAAGCAAGTGCCTTCGGCGTCATGGCGGTGGATGATGACAGCCGTATCGTCGACTTCCTTGAGAAGCCCGCCGATCCGCCGTCCACCCCCGAGAACCCCGACGAGTCGCTTGTTTCTATGGGCATCTACGTCTTTGACTGGGCTTTCCTGCGCGAGAAGCTGATTGAGGACGCCGCCAGCGAAACCTCCTCGCACGACTTCGGGCACGACATTATCCCCCAGATCGTTCAGAAGGGTACGGCTTTTGCTCACCGCTTTAGCGATTCCTGCATCACCAGTGGTCTGGAAAAGCGGGCTTACTGGCGCGATGTGGGTACCATTGACTCCTTCTGGCGGGCCAATATCGACCTGACCGACTTTGAGCCTCCTCTTGATTTCTACGACCGGAACTGGCCAATTTGGACCTACGCCGAAATTACCCCTCCTGCCAAGTTCATTCACAATGAAAGAGGCAGGCGCGGTACCGCGGTGCAGTCACTGATCTCTGGCGACTGCGTTATTTCGGGTGCAAGTGTGGAAAAGTCCCTGGTCTTTACCGGTGCCCGTATCCACTCTTTCGCATCTGTCACCGAATCTGTGATTCTGCCTCACGTTGACATTGGCCGTAACGCTCATCTGACCAAGTGCGTGGTCGATAGTGATGTTACTATTCCTGAGGACCTGGTTGTGGGCGAGAACCCCGAAGAAGATGCGAAGTGGTTTACCGTTTCGCCGGGCGGGGTTACTCTCATTACCCAAAAAATGCTGAACCAGCGTGAAGAAGCTCTAGGAAAGTAG
- a CDS encoding UDP-glucose/GDP-mannose dehydrogenase family protein: MKISVIGCGYLGAVHAAAMAHLGHQTIGIDVDPHKIDTLSAGKAPFFEPGFPQLLRSSLDAGKLSFQLAPASDTLADVDVHFIAVGTPQSESGKAANLTYVESALDMVLEAIPAEKKAAATPERPATIIVGKSTVPVGTASRLAERAEQAGAVLLWNPEFLREGFAVQDTLHPDRLVYGLPAEPRVAQAGAKALDAVYAPLLAEGIPQIKTNYPTAELVKVAANSFLATKISFINAMAELCEATGGDVTELAHAIGYDERIGNKFLRAGVGFGGGCLPKDIRAFMARAEELGVEDAVSFLRDIDAINQRRRDRVVTESIKAFGGEIEGARITVLGAAFKPNSDDIRDSPALEVALRLADAGATVTISDPEALPGVAARYPQLTCVQDPEQALVGAQLVLLLTEWQTFVELDPARVASLVERPRIIDGRNALDKDAWQSAGWDYAGLGR, from the coding sequence ATGAAAATCTCTGTCATCGGCTGCGGCTACCTCGGCGCCGTACACGCAGCAGCAATGGCCCACCTGGGTCACCAGACCATCGGCATCGATGTTGACCCCCACAAAATCGACACCCTCTCAGCGGGTAAGGCTCCCTTCTTCGAACCGGGCTTCCCCCAGCTACTGCGTTCCTCCCTCGACGCAGGTAAACTCAGCTTCCAGCTAGCGCCAGCCAGTGATACCCTCGCCGATGTTGATGTTCACTTTATCGCTGTGGGCACTCCCCAGTCCGAGTCAGGCAAGGCAGCTAACCTTACCTACGTTGAATCAGCCCTCGACATGGTCCTGGAGGCAATCCCAGCCGAGAAAAAAGCAGCGGCTACGCCCGAGCGTCCTGCCACCATCATTGTCGGCAAATCCACCGTGCCGGTAGGCACCGCCAGCCGCCTAGCTGAGCGCGCCGAGCAGGCAGGAGCCGTACTGCTCTGGAACCCCGAATTTTTGCGCGAGGGCTTTGCTGTTCAAGATACCCTGCACCCCGACCGCCTAGTCTACGGTCTGCCCGCAGAACCCCGGGTAGCCCAGGCCGGGGCAAAGGCGCTCGATGCTGTCTACGCACCGCTGCTGGCCGAGGGAATCCCCCAGATTAAAACCAACTACCCCACCGCTGAACTGGTCAAGGTAGCAGCTAACTCCTTCCTTGCCACCAAGATTTCCTTCATCAACGCCATGGCCGAGCTCTGCGAAGCCACTGGTGGCGATGTGACCGAGCTAGCCCATGCCATTGGCTACGACGAGCGTATTGGCAACAAGTTCCTGCGCGCGGGTGTGGGCTTTGGCGGCGGCTGCCTGCCCAAGGATATCCGGGCTTTCATGGCGCGGGCCGAAGAGCTGGGAGTTGAAGATGCGGTGAGCTTCCTCAGGGATATCGACGCCATCAACCAGCGCCGCCGCGACAGGGTCGTCACCGAATCAATTAAGGCCTTCGGTGGAGAGATTGAGGGAGCCCGCATCACCGTACTGGGGGCTGCTTTCAAGCCCAACAGCGACGATATCCGCGACTCCCCTGCCCTGGAGGTCGCTCTACGCCTGGCAGATGCCGGTGCTACTGTAACCATCAGCGACCCCGAGGCCCTACCCGGTGTTGCCGCCCGCTACCCCCAGCTCACCTGTGTGCAGGATCCAGAACAGGCTCTAGTAGGCGCCCAGCTGGTACTGCTTCTGACCGAATGGCAAACCTTTGTAGAGCTCGACCCTGCCCGCGTAGCGTCGCTGGTTGAGCGCCCCCGCATTATCGACGGCCGCAACGCCCTGGATAAGGACGCCTGGCAGTCAGCTGGCTGGGACTACGCAGGCCTGGGCCGGTAG